In a genomic window of Enterobacter asburiae:
- a CDS encoding dienelactone hydrolase family protein — MTEKTGFAPAAAPHASTIVSTPEAAITAGETSIPSQGENMPAYHARPKSADGPLPIVIVIQEIFGVHEHIRDLCRRLALEGYLAVAPELYFRQGDPNDYSDIPTLLSNLVSKVPDAQVLADLDHVASWAARNGGDPHRLLVTGFCWGGRISWLYAAHNPQLKAAVAWYGKLVGEKTLNSPKHPVDIATELNAPVLGLYGGQDTGISLDSVETMRHALRAANAKAEIVVYPDAGHAFNADYRPSYHAESAKDGWQRMLAWFSQYGGKKA; from the coding sequence ATGACTGAAAAAACCGGTTTTGCACCTGCTGCGGCCCCACATGCATCAACCATCGTGTCGACGCCAGAAGCGGCAATTACCGCGGGTGAGACCTCCATTCCCTCGCAGGGGGAGAATATGCCTGCTTATCACGCACGGCCAAAATCGGCAGACGGCCCGCTGCCCATCGTGATTGTGATTCAGGAGATATTTGGTGTTCACGAACACATTCGCGACCTCTGCCGCCGGCTGGCGCTGGAAGGGTATCTGGCCGTTGCGCCAGAGCTCTACTTCCGTCAGGGCGATCCGAACGACTACAGCGATATTCCAACATTGCTCAGCAACCTGGTCAGCAAAGTCCCGGACGCGCAGGTGCTGGCCGATCTCGATCACGTCGCCAGCTGGGCGGCGCGCAACGGCGGCGATCCGCATCGTCTGCTGGTCACCGGTTTCTGCTGGGGCGGACGCATTAGCTGGCTGTATGCCGCGCATAACCCGCAGCTCAAAGCCGCTGTCGCCTGGTACGGCAAACTGGTGGGTGAAAAAACGCTGAATTCACCGAAACATCCCGTGGATATCGCCACCGAGTTAAATGCCCCCGTGTTAGGGCTTTACGGTGGACAGGACACCGGTATTTCGCTGGATTCGGTAGAGACCATGCGCCATGCGCTCCGTGCGGCCAATGCGAAGGCGGAGATCGTGGTGTATCCGGATGCCGGGCATGCGTTTAACGCGGATTATCGTCCGAGCTATCACGCTGAATCGGCTAAAGATGGCTGGCAGCGGATGCTGGCGTGGTTTAGCCAGTACGGCGGTAAGAAGGCGTAA
- the metE gene encoding 5-methyltetrahydropteroyltriglutamate--homocysteine S-methyltransferase: protein MTIRNHTLGFPRVGLRRELKKAQESYWAGNASREELLAVGRELRARHWDQQKQAGIDLLPVGDFAWYDHVLTTSLLLGNVPARHQNKDGSVDIDTLFRIGRGRAPTGEPAAAAEMTKWFNTNYHYMVPEFVKGQQFKLTWTQLLEEVDEALALGHQVKPVLLGPVTYLWLGKVKGEQFDRLSLLNDILPVYKQVLIELGKRGIQWVQIDEPALVLELPQVWLDAFKPAYDALAGQVKLLLTTYFEGVTPNLKTITALPVQGLHVDLVHGKDDVVELHKRLPADWLLSAGLVNGRNVWRADLTEKYAQIKDIVGKRELWVASSCSLLHSPIDLSVETRLDPEVKSWFAFALQKCEELTLLRDALNSGDTAAITDWSAPIQARRHSSRVHNPAVEKRLAAITAQDSQRQSPYEVRAEAQRARFNLPAWPTTTIGSFPQTTEIRGLRLDFKKGNLDANHYRTGIAEHIKQAIIEQERLGLDVLVHGEAERNDMVEYFGEHLDGFVFTQNGWVQSYGSRCVKPPVVIGDVSRPEPITVEWAKYAQSLTDKPVKGMLTGPVTILCWSFPREDVTRETIAKQIALALRDEVADLEAAGIGIIQIDEPALREGLPLRRSDWDAYLQWGVEAFRINAAVAKDDTQIHTHMCYCEFNDIMDSIAALDADVITIETSRSDMELLESFEEFDYPNEIGPGVYDIHSPNVPSVEWIEALLKKAAQRIPAKRLWVNPDCGLKTRGWPETRAALANMVKAAQNLRQA, encoded by the coding sequence ATGACAATCCGCAATCACACTCTCGGTTTCCCTCGCGTTGGCCTGCGTCGCGAGCTGAAAAAAGCGCAAGAAAGCTACTGGGCGGGCAACGCCTCCCGTGAAGAACTACTGGCGGTGGGGCGGGAGCTGCGCGCCCGCCACTGGGATCAGCAAAAACAGGCGGGCATTGACCTGCTGCCGGTGGGCGACTTCGCCTGGTACGACCATGTTCTGACGACCAGCCTGCTGCTTGGCAACGTACCGGCTCGTCATCAGAACAAAGATGGATCGGTGGATATTGATACCCTGTTTCGCATCGGCCGTGGCCGCGCACCAACGGGTGAGCCAGCGGCAGCGGCGGAAATGACCAAGTGGTTTAATACCAACTATCACTATATGGTGCCGGAGTTCGTCAAAGGCCAGCAGTTTAAGCTGACCTGGACGCAGCTTCTGGAGGAGGTGGATGAAGCGCTGGCGCTGGGACACCAGGTGAAGCCCGTATTGCTGGGGCCGGTAACCTACCTGTGGCTGGGTAAAGTGAAGGGCGAGCAGTTTGACCGCCTCAGCCTGCTGAACGATATTCTTCCGGTCTATAAGCAGGTGCTGATTGAGCTGGGCAAGCGCGGTATCCAGTGGGTGCAAATCGACGAGCCTGCGCTGGTGCTGGAGCTTCCCCAGGTTTGGCTCGATGCCTTCAAACCGGCGTATGACGCGCTCGCCGGACAGGTAAAACTCCTGCTCACGACCTATTTCGAAGGCGTGACGCCGAACCTGAAGACCATTACCGCGCTGCCGGTTCAGGGCCTTCACGTTGACCTGGTTCACGGTAAGGACGATGTGGTGGAACTGCACAAGCGTCTGCCCGCAGACTGGCTGCTCTCCGCCGGTCTGGTCAACGGCCGTAACGTCTGGCGCGCCGATCTGACCGAAAAATACGCACAGATTAAAGACATCGTCGGCAAACGTGAGCTGTGGGTTGCATCCTCTTGCTCGCTGCTGCACAGCCCAATCGATCTCAGCGTGGAGACCCGCCTCGACCCTGAAGTGAAAAGCTGGTTTGCCTTCGCCCTGCAAAAATGCGAAGAGCTAACACTGCTGCGCGACGCGCTGAACAGCGGCGACACGGCGGCGATCACCGACTGGAGCGCTCCGATCCAGGCGCGTCGTCACTCGTCCCGCGTGCACAACCCGGCGGTGGAAAAACGTCTGGCGGCCATCACCGCCCAGGATAGCCAGCGCCAGAGCCCGTATGAGGTACGTGCCGAAGCCCAGCGCGCCCGCTTCAACCTTCCCGCGTGGCCGACCACGACGATCGGCTCCTTCCCACAGACTACGGAGATCCGCGGCCTGCGTCTGGACTTCAAAAAGGGCAATCTGGATGCGAACCACTACCGCACCGGCATCGCGGAACACATCAAGCAGGCGATTATCGAGCAGGAGCGCCTGGGGCTGGACGTGCTGGTGCACGGCGAAGCCGAGCGTAACGATATGGTGGAATACTTCGGTGAACACCTGGACGGCTTCGTCTTTACCCAAAACGGCTGGGTGCAGAGCTACGGCTCCCGCTGCGTGAAGCCGCCGGTGGTTATCGGTGACGTCAGCCGTCCGGAACCGATCACGGTTGAGTGGGCGAAATACGCGCAGTCCCTGACCGACAAGCCGGTAAAAGGCATGCTCACCGGCCCGGTTACCATTCTCTGCTGGTCGTTCCCGCGTGAAGACGTGACCCGCGAGACCATTGCCAAACAGATTGCGCTGGCGCTGCGTGATGAAGTGGCGGATCTGGAAGCGGCGGGGATTGGCATCATCCAGATTGACGAGCCGGCGCTGCGCGAGGGTTTACCGCTGCGCCGCAGCGACTGGGATGCTTACCTGCAGTGGGGCGTGGAAGCGTTCCGCATCAACGCTGCGGTGGCTAAGGACGATACCCAGATCCACACCCACATGTGTTACTGCGAATTTAACGACATCATGGATTCGATTGCCGCGCTGGATGCTGACGTGATCACCATCGAGACCTCGCGTTCAGACATGGAGCTGCTGGAGTCGTTTGAAGAGTTCGACTATCCGAATGAAATCGGGCCGGGCGTGTACGACATTCATTCTCCGAACGTCCCGAGCGTGGAGTGGATTGAAGCCCTGCTGAAAAAAGCGGCCCAGCGCATTCCTGCAAAGCGCCTGTGGGTGAACCCGGACTGCGGACTGAAAACTCGCGGCTGGCCAGAGACGCGCGCGGCGCTCGCCAACATGGTGAAGGCGGCGCAGAATTTGCGTCAGGCGTAG
- the metR gene encoding HTH-type transcriptional regulator MetR, whose translation MIEIKHLKTLQALRNCGSLAAAAATLHQTQSALSHQFSDLEQRLGFRLFVRKSQPLRFTPQGEILLQLANQVLPQIASALQACNEPQQTKLRIAIECHSCIQWLTPALENFRQKWPQVEMDFKSGVTFDPQPSLQQGELDLVMTSDILPRSGLHYSPMFDYEVRLVLAPDHPLAAKTRITPEDLATETLLIYPVQRSRLDIWRHFLQPAGISPQLKSVDNTLLLIQMVAASMGIAALPHWVVESFERQGLVVTKTLGEGLWSRLYAAVRDGEQRQPVTEAFIRSARNHACDHLPFVRSAEQPSGDGPTAKPGSPLPQ comes from the coding sequence ATGATCGAGATTAAACACCTGAAAACGCTACAAGCGTTGCGGAACTGCGGTTCGCTCGCGGCGGCGGCGGCCACGCTGCACCAGACCCAGTCCGCCCTTTCTCACCAGTTCAGCGATCTGGAACAACGCCTCGGATTTCGTCTTTTTGTGCGTAAGAGCCAGCCCCTGCGCTTTACGCCGCAGGGTGAAATTCTTCTTCAGCTGGCGAATCAGGTGCTGCCGCAGATCGCCAGCGCGCTGCAGGCGTGTAACGAGCCGCAGCAGACCAAACTGCGCATCGCCATTGAGTGCCACAGCTGTATTCAGTGGCTGACCCCCGCGCTTGAAAACTTTCGCCAGAAGTGGCCGCAGGTGGAGATGGACTTTAAATCCGGCGTGACGTTCGACCCGCAGCCTTCGCTCCAGCAGGGCGAACTGGATCTGGTGATGACGTCCGACATCCTGCCGCGCAGCGGCCTGCATTATTCACCGATGTTCGATTATGAAGTGCGCCTGGTGCTGGCGCCGGACCATCCGCTGGCGGCCAAAACGCGCATCACGCCGGAAGACCTGGCGACGGAAACGCTGCTAATTTATCCGGTCCAGCGCAGTCGTCTGGATATCTGGCGCCATTTCCTGCAGCCAGCAGGCATTAGCCCGCAGCTGAAAAGCGTGGATAACACCCTGCTGTTGATTCAGATGGTGGCGGCCAGCATGGGGATTGCGGCGCTGCCGCACTGGGTGGTGGAGAGTTTTGAACGCCAGGGTCTGGTGGTCACCAAAACCCTGGGAGAAGGACTGTGGAGCCGGCTGTACGCCGCCGTGCGCGACGGAGAGCAGCGTCAGCCCGTTACGGAAGCGTTTATTCGCTCAGCGCGGAACCACGCGTGCGACCACCTTCCGTTTGTGCGGAGCGCGGAGCAACCCAGCGGCGATGGACCCACAGCGAAGCCAGGATCACCGCTCCCCCAATAA
- a CDS encoding DMT family transporter — protein sequence MALLIITTILWAFSFSLIGEYLAGSVDSYFSVLMRVGLAALVFLPFLRTRGQSLKTILLYMLVGAMQLGIMYLFSFRAYVYLSVSEFLLFTVLTPLYITLIYDLLSRRRLRWGYLLSAALAVVGAAIIRYDKVSDHFWTGLMFVQLANISFAIGMVGYKRLMETRPMPQHNAFAWFYMGAAIVAVAAWFLLGNPQKLPTTTVQWSVLVWLGVVASGLGYFMWNYGATQVDAGTLGIMNNVHVPAGLLVNLAIWQEQPHWPSFLIGGAVILASLWVHRRWVAPRSAQTEGGRTRGSALSE from the coding sequence GTGGCGCTACTCATTATCACCACTATCCTGTGGGCCTTCTCCTTTAGCCTGATTGGCGAATACCTTGCCGGTTCGGTCGACAGCTACTTCTCGGTGCTGATGCGCGTGGGGCTGGCGGCGCTGGTGTTCCTGCCATTCCTGCGCACGCGCGGGCAATCGCTGAAAACCATTCTGCTCTACATGCTGGTGGGCGCGATGCAGCTCGGCATCATGTATCTGTTTAGCTTCCGGGCTTACGTCTACTTGTCCGTCTCTGAATTCCTGCTCTTTACCGTGCTGACGCCGCTCTATATCACGCTGATTTACGACCTGCTCAGCAGACGCCGTCTGCGCTGGGGATACCTGCTGAGCGCCGCGCTGGCGGTGGTCGGGGCGGCGATAATTCGCTATGACAAAGTAAGCGATCACTTCTGGACCGGGCTGATGTTCGTCCAGCTCGCCAATATCAGCTTTGCTATCGGCATGGTAGGCTACAAACGCCTGATGGAAACCCGCCCTATGCCGCAGCACAACGCGTTTGCGTGGTTCTATATGGGTGCGGCGATTGTCGCAGTGGCGGCGTGGTTTCTGCTCGGTAACCCGCAAAAGCTGCCGACCACCACCGTGCAGTGGAGCGTTCTGGTCTGGCTGGGCGTGGTGGCGTCAGGGTTGGGGTACTTCATGTGGAACTACGGCGCTACGCAGGTCGACGCCGGGACGCTGGGGATCATGAACAACGTGCATGTGCCAGCGGGGCTGCTGGTGAACCTCGCCATCTGGCAGGAACAGCCGCACTGGCCGAGCTTCCTTATTGGGGGAGCGGTGATCCTGGCTTCGCTGTGGGTCCATCGCCGCTGGGTTGCTCCGCGCTCCGCACAAACGGAAGGTGGTCGCACGCGTGGTTCCGCGCTGAGCGAATAA
- the yigL gene encoding sugar/pyridoxal phosphate phosphatase YigL codes for MYQVVASDLDGTLLSPDHTLSPYAKETLKLLTARGVNFVFATGRHHVDVGQIRDNLEIKSYMITSNGARVHDTDGNLIFTHNLDRDIAADLFGVVHNNPAIVTNVYRDDEWFMNRHRPDEMRFFREAVFNYSLYEPGLLDPEGISKVFFTCDSHEELLPLEQAINARWGDRVNVSFSTVTCLEVMAGGVSKGHALEAVAKRLGFELKDCIAFGDGMNDAEMLSMAGKGCIMENAHQRLKDLHPELEVIGTNADNAVPKYLRKLFLE; via the coding sequence ATGTACCAGGTTGTTGCATCTGATTTAGATGGCACACTGCTTTCCCCCGACCACACCCTGTCGCCTTACGCGAAAGAGACCTTAAAGCTTCTGACCGCCCGTGGCGTGAACTTTGTGTTTGCCACCGGCCGCCACCACGTGGACGTGGGGCAGATCCGCGATAACCTTGAGATCAAGTCGTACATGATCACCTCCAACGGTGCGCGCGTGCATGATACCGACGGCAACCTGATCTTTACGCACAACCTGGATCGCGATATTGCCGCCGATCTGTTCGGCGTGGTGCATAACAACCCGGCTATCGTCACTAACGTTTACCGCGACGACGAATGGTTCATGAATCGCCACCGCCCGGATGAAATGCGTTTCTTCAGGGAAGCGGTATTCAACTACTCCCTTTATGAGCCGGGTTTGCTGGATCCAGAGGGGATCAGCAAGGTGTTCTTCACCTGCGACAGCCACGAAGAGCTGCTGCCGCTGGAACAGGCGATCAACGCCCGCTGGGGCGATCGTGTCAACGTGAGCTTCTCCACCGTGACCTGTCTGGAAGTAATGGCCGGGGGCGTCTCTAAAGGCCACGCGCTCGAAGCCGTCGCGAAACGACTGGGCTTTGAGCTGAAGGACTGTATCGCCTTCGGCGACGGCATGAACGACGCCGAGATGCTTTCGATGGCAGGCAAGGGCTGCATTATGGAAAACGCACACCAGCGTCTGAAAGATTTGCACCCGGAGCTGGAAGTGATCGGCACCAACGCAGACAACGCGGTACCGAAGTATCTGCGCAAGCTGTTCCTTGAATAA
- the pldB gene encoding lysophospholipase L2, with the protein MFQQKKDWETRENAFAAFSMGPLTDFWRQREEDEFTGVGGIPVRFVRFRNEKNDRVIVVCPGRIESYVKYAELAYDLVHMGFDVLIIDHRGQGLSGRMLPDTHRGHVDRFSDYVDDFAAFWQQELQPGPWRKRYILAHSMGGAISTLFLQRYEHQCDAIALTAPMYGIVIRFPDWMVRHLLDWAEGHQRIREGYAIGTGRWRALPFAINVLTHSRQRYRRNLRFYADEPRLRVGGPTWHWVREGILAGEQVLAGVGDDDTPTLLIQAEEERVVDNRMHDRYCELRVAAGHPCEGGKPLVINGAFHEILFEKDAMRSVALNAIVEFFNRHN; encoded by the coding sequence ATGTTTCAGCAGAAAAAGGACTGGGAAACACGAGAAAACGCATTTGCTGCTTTCTCAATGGGGCCGCTGACCGATTTCTGGCGGCAGCGCGAGGAAGACGAGTTTACCGGCGTCGGGGGCATCCCGGTGCGCTTCGTTCGTTTCCGCAATGAAAAAAATGACCGGGTGATCGTGGTCTGCCCTGGGCGTATCGAAAGCTACGTTAAATATGCCGAACTGGCCTACGATCTGGTCCATATGGGTTTTGATGTGCTGATCATCGACCACCGTGGGCAGGGGCTGTCCGGGCGTATGCTGCCCGACACGCACCGTGGGCACGTGGATCGCTTCAGCGATTACGTCGACGATTTTGCCGCATTCTGGCAGCAGGAATTGCAGCCCGGCCCCTGGCGCAAGCGGTATATCCTTGCGCACTCCATGGGCGGTGCCATTTCGACGCTGTTTTTGCAGCGGTATGAGCACCAGTGCGACGCCATTGCGCTTACCGCGCCGATGTACGGTATCGTTATTCGCTTCCCTGACTGGATGGTGCGCCATCTACTCGACTGGGCTGAGGGCCATCAGCGCATTCGTGAAGGCTATGCCATCGGAACCGGACGCTGGCGCGCATTGCCGTTCGCCATCAACGTCTTGACCCACAGTCGGCAGCGCTATCGCCGCAACCTGCGCTTTTATGCCGATGAACCGCGCTTGCGCGTCGGCGGCCCGACCTGGCACTGGGTGCGGGAGGGTATTCTGGCTGGTGAGCAGGTGCTGGCGGGCGTAGGCGATGATGACACGCCGACGCTTCTGATTCAGGCGGAAGAAGAGCGTGTGGTGGATAACCGCATGCATGACCGCTATTGTGAACTGCGCGTTGCGGCGGGGCACCCCTGCGAAGGGGGTAAACCGCTGGTCATCAACGGCGCGTTCCATGAGATCCTTTTTGAAAAGGACGCTATGCGCTCAGTCGCGCTTAACGCCATTGTTGAATTTTTCAACAGGCATAATTGA
- the rhtB gene encoding homoserine/homoserine lactone efflux protein, with translation MTFEWWFAYLLTSIILSLSPGSGAINTMTTSINHGYRGAAASIAGLQTGLGIHIVLVGIGLGTLFSRSVLAFEVLKWAGAAYLIWLGIQQWRAAGSINLNTLAQTQNRGHLFKRAVFVNLTNPKSIVFLAALFPQFIVPHQPQVMQYVVLGATTIIVDIIVMIGYATLAQRIAAWIKGPKQMKALNKVFGSLFMLVGALLASARHA, from the coding sequence ATGACCTTCGAGTGGTGGTTCGCCTATCTGCTGACATCCATAATCCTCAGCCTTTCACCCGGCTCTGGCGCCATTAACACCATGACCACCTCCATCAACCACGGCTATCGCGGTGCGGCGGCGTCGATTGCCGGTTTGCAGACCGGGCTGGGCATTCATATTGTGCTGGTCGGGATTGGTCTGGGGACCCTGTTCTCCCGCTCCGTGCTGGCCTTTGAAGTGCTGAAATGGGCCGGGGCAGCGTATCTGATTTGGCTCGGTATCCAACAGTGGCGTGCGGCAGGCTCCATTAACCTGAATACGCTCGCTCAGACGCAAAACCGCGGCCATCTGTTTAAGCGCGCGGTGTTCGTTAACCTGACCAACCCGAAGAGCATCGTTTTCCTCGCCGCCCTGTTTCCGCAGTTTATCGTGCCGCATCAGCCCCAGGTGATGCAGTACGTGGTGCTGGGTGCGACCACGATTATTGTCGATATCATCGTGATGATTGGTTACGCGACGCTGGCGCAGCGAATTGCGGCGTGGATTAAAGGGCCTAAGCAGATGAAGGCCCTGAATAAAGTTTTTGGCTCGCTGTTTATGCTGGTTGGCGCGCTGCTCGCGTCAGCGCGTCATGCTTAG
- the rhtC gene encoding threonine export protein RhtC, with product MLMLFLTVALVHIVALMSPGPDFFFVSQTAVSRSRKEAMMGVLGITMGVMIWAAVALLGLNLILAKMAWLHNIIMVGGGLYLCWMGYQMLRGALKKEEQKPQEPKVELATGGRSFVKGLLTNLANPKAIIYFGSVFSLFVGDSVGAGARWGIFLLIVVETFAWFTIVASLFALPAMRRGYQRIAKWIDGFAGALFAGFGIHLIISR from the coding sequence ATGTTAATGCTATTTCTCACCGTGGCGTTAGTGCACATCGTTGCGCTGATGAGCCCCGGCCCTGACTTTTTCTTCGTGTCGCAAACGGCCGTCAGCCGCTCCCGCAAAGAAGCGATGATGGGCGTGCTCGGTATCACCATGGGCGTTATGATCTGGGCGGCGGTCGCGCTGCTCGGTCTGAACCTGATCCTGGCGAAGATGGCCTGGCTGCATAACATCATTATGGTTGGCGGCGGGCTGTATCTGTGCTGGATGGGCTACCAGATGCTGCGCGGGGCGCTGAAGAAAGAAGAGCAAAAACCGCAAGAACCAAAAGTAGAGCTGGCAACGGGCGGACGCAGCTTTGTAAAAGGGCTGCTGACCAACCTGGCGAACCCGAAAGCGATTATCTATTTCGGCTCCGTGTTCTCGTTGTTTGTCGGCGATAGCGTTGGCGCGGGCGCACGCTGGGGCATCTTCCTACTGATCGTCGTTGAAACCTTTGCCTGGTTTACCATTGTGGCCAGCCTGTTCGCCTTACCGGCGATGCGCCGCGGCTACCAGCGTATCGCGAAGTGGATCGACGGCTTCGCCGGCGCGCTGTTCGCCGGCTTCGGCATTCATCTCATCATTTCTCGCTAA
- the recQ gene encoding ATP-dependent DNA helicase RecQ, with translation MAQAEVLNQESLAKQVLHETFGYQQFRPGQETIIETVLEGRDCLVVMPTGGGKSLCYQVPALVLNGLTVVVSPLISLMKDQVDQLLANGVAAACLNSTQTREQQQEVMAGCRTGQIRLLYIAPERLMLDNFLDHLAHWNPVLLAVDEAHCISQWGHDFRPEYAALGQLRQRFPELPFMALTATADDTTRLDIVRLLGLNDPYIQVSSFDRPNIRYMLMEKFKPLDQLLRYVQEQRGKSGIIYCNSRAKVEDTAARLQNRGFSAAAYHAGLENHIRADVQEKFQRDDLQIVVATVAFGMGINKPNVRFVVHFDIPRNIESYYQETGRAGRDGLPAEAMLFYDPADMAWLRRCLEEKPQGQLQDIERHKLNAMGAFAEAQTCRRLVLLNYFGEGRQEPCGNCDICLDPPKQYDGLMDARKALSTIYRVNQRFGMGYVVEVLRGANNQRIRDMGHDKLPVYGIGKDQSHEHWVSIIRQLIHLGFATQNIAQHSALQLTEAARPVLRGDVELKLAVPRVVALKPRVMQKSYGGNYDRKLFAKLRKLRKAIADEENIPPYVVFNDATLIEMAEQMPLSASEMLSVNGVGTRKLERFGKEFMALIRSHVDGDDEE, from the coding sequence GTGGCGCAGGCGGAAGTATTGAATCAGGAGTCGCTGGCTAAACAGGTTTTGCATGAAACCTTTGGCTACCAGCAGTTCCGCCCCGGCCAGGAAACCATCATTGAAACCGTGCTGGAAGGCCGGGACTGTCTGGTAGTAATGCCGACTGGCGGCGGTAAATCTCTCTGCTATCAGGTGCCCGCGCTGGTGCTGAACGGCCTGACGGTCGTGGTATCGCCTCTCATTTCCCTGATGAAAGACCAGGTGGACCAGCTGCTCGCCAACGGCGTGGCGGCGGCCTGTCTGAACTCGACGCAAACCCGCGAGCAGCAGCAAGAGGTCATGGCCGGGTGCCGCACCGGGCAGATTCGCCTGCTGTATATCGCGCCAGAGCGCCTGATGCTGGATAACTTCCTCGATCACCTGGCGCACTGGAACCCGGTCCTGCTGGCGGTCGATGAAGCGCACTGTATCTCCCAGTGGGGACACGATTTCCGCCCGGAATACGCCGCTCTCGGCCAGCTACGTCAACGCTTCCCCGAGCTGCCGTTTATGGCGCTTACCGCCACGGCAGATGACACCACGCGTCTGGATATCGTTCGCCTGCTGGGGCTGAACGACCCGTATATTCAGGTCAGCAGCTTCGACCGCCCTAACATCCGCTATATGCTGATGGAAAAGTTCAAGCCGCTGGATCAGCTCCTGCGCTACGTGCAGGAGCAGCGCGGCAAGTCCGGCATCATCTACTGCAACAGCCGTGCTAAGGTGGAAGACACCGCCGCGCGTCTGCAAAACCGCGGCTTTAGCGCCGCTGCTTACCATGCCGGGTTAGAGAACCACATCCGCGCCGACGTGCAGGAGAAATTCCAGCGCGATGACCTGCAAATCGTCGTCGCGACGGTGGCATTTGGGATGGGCATCAACAAGCCGAACGTGCGCTTTGTGGTGCACTTCGACATCCCCCGCAATATCGAATCCTACTATCAGGAAACCGGCCGCGCCGGGCGTGACGGTCTGCCGGCGGAAGCGATGCTGTTTTACGATCCGGCCGATATGGCGTGGCTGCGCCGCTGTCTGGAAGAGAAGCCACAGGGGCAGCTCCAGGACATCGAGCGCCACAAGCTCAACGCGATGGGCGCCTTCGCTGAAGCGCAAACCTGCCGCCGTCTGGTGCTGCTCAACTACTTTGGTGAAGGGCGACAGGAGCCGTGCGGCAACTGCGATATCTGTCTCGATCCGCCGAAGCAGTACGATGGCCTGATGGACGCGCGCAAAGCGCTCTCGACCATTTACCGCGTGAATCAACGCTTCGGGATGGGCTACGTGGTAGAAGTGCTGCGCGGTGCCAATAACCAGCGTATCCGCGACATGGGCCACGACAAGCTGCCGGTTTACGGCATCGGTAAAGACCAGAGCCACGAACACTGGGTCAGCATTATTCGTCAGCTGATCCACCTCGGCTTTGCCACGCAGAACATTGCCCAGCACTCCGCCCTGCAGCTGACCGAAGCGGCGCGTCCGGTACTGCGCGGTGATGTTGAACTCAAGCTCGCCGTGCCGCGCGTGGTCGCCCTCAAGCCTCGCGTGATGCAGAAATCCTACGGCGGTAACTACGACCGCAAGCTGTTCGCCAAATTGCGCAAGCTGCGTAAGGCTATCGCCGACGAAGAAAACATCCCGCCTTACGTGGTGTTCAACGACGCGACGCTGATCGAGATGGCCGAGCAGATGCCGCTTAGCGCCAGTGAAATGCTCAGCGTCAACGGCGTCGGCACGCGCAAGCTGGAGCGCTTTGGTAAAGAGTTTATGGCGCTCATCCGTTCACACGTTGATGGTGATGATGAGGAGTAG
- the pldA gene encoding phospholipase A translates to MRTYLAWLLAAVALPLTAYAQEATIKEVHDKPAVKGSIIANMLQEHDNPFTLYPYDTNYVIYTQTSDLNKEAISSYNWSDNARKDEVKFQLSLAFPFWRGILGPNSVLGASYTQKSWWQLSNSGESSPFRETNYEPQLFLGFATDYEFAGWTLRDVEVGFNHDSNGRSDPTSRSWNRAYTRLMAQNGNWMVEVKPWYVVGSTDDNPDITKYMGYYQLKVGYQLGDAVLSAKGQYNWNTGYGGAEVGLSYPVTKHVRLYTQVYSGYGESLIDYNFNQTRVGVGVMLNDIL, encoded by the coding sequence ATGCGGACGTATCTGGCCTGGTTACTGGCGGCGGTTGCGCTGCCCCTCACAGCATATGCGCAGGAAGCGACGATCAAAGAAGTCCATGATAAGCCTGCCGTTAAGGGCAGCATTATCGCCAATATGCTTCAGGAGCATGACAACCCGTTCACGCTCTACCCGTATGACACGAACTACGTGATTTATACCCAGACCAGCGATCTCAACAAAGAGGCGATAAGCTCTTATAACTGGTCTGATAATGCGCGTAAGGATGAGGTGAAGTTCCAGCTCAGCCTCGCGTTCCCGTTCTGGCGCGGTATTCTGGGGCCGAACTCGGTGCTCGGTGCCTCTTACACGCAGAAATCCTGGTGGCAGCTCTCTAACAGCGGCGAATCCTCACCGTTCCGTGAAACCAACTATGAGCCGCAGCTCTTCCTCGGCTTCGCAACGGATTATGAATTTGCTGGCTGGACGCTGCGTGACGTTGAGGTCGGTTTTAATCACGACTCTAACGGCCGGTCTGACCCTACTTCACGCAGCTGGAACCGTGCCTATACGCGCCTGATGGCGCAGAACGGCAACTGGATGGTGGAAGTGAAGCCATGGTACGTGGTCGGCAGCACGGATGATAACCCGGACATTACCAAATATATGGGCTACTACCAGCTCAAAGTCGGCTACCAGTTAGGCGACGCCGTGCTGAGCGCGAAAGGCCAGTACAACTGGAACACTGGCTACGGCGGTGCTGAAGTGGGCTTAAGCTATCCGGTGACGAAGCACGTGCGTCTCTATACCCAGGTGTATAGCGGCTATGGCGAGTCGCTGATCGACTACAACTTTAACCAGACTCGCGTTGGCGTAGGCGTAATGCTGAACGATATTCTCTAG